Genomic DNA from Geotrypetes seraphini chromosome 7, aGeoSer1.1, whole genome shotgun sequence:
tgcccatttctctagctgatacaagtcgctctggagttcctcgctatcttcctgcgatctgatttcccggcatagctttgtgtcgtctgcaaacttaatgatctcactggatattccgccttccaggtcattgatatatatattaaatagaatcggcccaagtaccgagccctggggcacaccactagtcactttctcccagtctgagaacttcccatttatgcccactctctgcttcctgttttccagccatttgcctatccacctttgtatatctccctctattccatggctttgtagtttcctgagaagtctttcatgcggaactttgtcgaatgctttctggaagtccaaataaattatgtccaccggcattccactatcaatttgcttgttcacggtctcaaaaaattgaagcaaattcgttaaacatgatttccctttcctgaacccatgttgactgggtttcagcaagtcgtgtgtatctaagtgccggactatgctatccttgatcagtgcttcaaccatctttccagggacagacgtaaggctcactggtctgtagttgcccggttctcctctcgatcctttcttgaaaattggcgtgacattcgctatcttccagtcatctggtatctgtccagttctgattgtcagattggtgagtttttgcaataactctccgatttcaatcttcaattcttttaagactctcggatgaattccatccggtccaggggatttgtcacttttaagtttgtcgatctggtagtatatctggtccaactccacttcaactgtggtgaggctgtcttctattactccattaaacactttcattgcctctggtatttttgcagtatcctcctccgtaaagacagacgcaaagaaggaatttagtttgtccgcaatttgtttatcttccttaatgtacccttttcttccctggtcgtccaggggtcccaccgcctcttttgcgggttttttccctttcacgtatctaaagaagggcttgaagttcttggcctcttgcgctattttttcttcatagtcctttttggcatccctcaccgccttgtgacatttcttctgttcgtctttatgttttttccatgcttcggtcgttttgatgtgtttccattttttgaaagagtccttcttttcttttatggcttccttcacctgtctggtaagccatgccggttctcccttaccttttgttctcccttccttggagatcctcggaatgtgtaggttttgtgcttctgtgatagtacttttcagtagggaccatgcctggtctactgtttcaattttatccacttttttcttgagtcgttgtttcaccatggctctcatgcgatcgtatttgccctttttaaagttaaaggttttggttaaggttttggcactttttctattcccgatgtcaagcttaaagatgatcacattgtgatcgctcgtccccagcggtaccgtaacttctacttcttttgtcggtcccgtgaggccatttagcaccaagtccagggtgacgttgcctcttgtcggctctttcaccatttgttccaggaagcaatcccctagcgcctccaggaacttggcctccttgccgcagttggaggttcctagtttccagtctatcctcgggaaattgaagtctcccaatattattacattgcccgtcttgcattctcgtttgatttcctctatcatttctaagtcagtttcatccgcctgtcccgggggacgataaaaaaggccaattttcgtggctgcactgttttgtccaggaatcttgacccagagggactctagcttctctttcgtttccatcgtagccacttcaacagattctattccttcctgcacatatagggcaatacctccacctttctgccctactcgatctcttctatatagtttgtatccctgaagtactgtgtcccatttgttttcttcattccaccatgtttctgttatgccaatgatttccaacttatcatttcttgctattgtctctagttcccccattttgtttcctagacttctagcattcgtatacatacatttgagttctcttcgagttacttttatggactttctactctttgctgtccttactgttactttcacggtatccttaaccgctccagtgttgttTCCCTTGCTTGTTGTGCGgtcttcctctcctatgtctgagttgtccctttctgccttgtcttccttatttgctgtgagatcgtcctctcctgtgtatgagtagtagcccattgttcctacatcggggcatcctgtcgtccgtgccatcgactggtggtcgactgtcggctttcccctatttattagtttaaagccttctcgatggccctcttcaagttgcctgccaatactctcgctccttccttgttgaggtgtagtccgtcctttctatagtacttgcttttcccccagaacgccgtccagttgcgcacgaagtcgaagccttcttcttcacaccatcgtctcatccaggcgttaatagcttgcaattccccttgtctctttccatccgctcttggtactgggaggatctcggagaaggccaccttcacctccctgatcttcagctgtcttccaagtgagcggagctggcccttcatctcttccctgtcatacttccgtccgcttacatcatttgttcccacgtggatgagcacagcTAATGTGATGGTGTTCAAGGcaacagagaagaaaaaaaacaacgttTGTTTTGTTCCAAACTGTGAGTGATTGAATACCTGAAGTTTATGAGCTATGTTTTGACTGGGTTAAGATACCTGAGGGAAGTAAGTAgttttggggagaatccacttaccatttgggtgggttagtggagccattcgtggcattctgttttgcagaaaagtttaaaaggtggattcacttactcccctcccccacatcagcTTAGCTAAGCTGATTGGGAACAAGCCAGCAGAACTACAAGGCTTGGATGTAGCACTATCAAGAGTGCTAGCTTTATTGCTGAAGGCCTAGTGGAGTTTTAAGGCAGCAGCATTTTTGGACATTTATTTAGACCAGCTAACAACAATGTTTTTGGACTATGTGattcttttcttttgtcttttctgcttaCCTGAAGTAAGGTGGCAGTTGTGCTCTGCTGTTCAGACTCAACTATAATTTTGATTTATGGACTAGGAATCGCATTTGGGAGTCAGGACTGCCTGGAGGCAGACTCCCCCTTTTTGGGACACAATAAAGTGTTTTGTGTTTGAACCCTGAACTGACTATTGTGCCAAGTTTGTTCCATATTTGTTCCAGTGagatccagcaggacttcctacttgGAGGAAGCACGTTACAGAGAGAGAGGCGTTGTAGTGAGCATTGTACTGATGTCCTGAAGACCAGGTATCGGCAGTGTTACAATTGTGGTGGCAGCGGTGGGATatagcgcctcctgctggacatttgaggaacttggaaaaaaaaataaaatttttttttttggactttgGAATTTGTTGTTTTAGTTTGATGTTTTAGTTTGTTATGTTAGTTCCTGTTCTGAAGGATCCAGTGTACGGACGCTTCCAGTGGTGTATCCAGCGTGAATACAGGACCAGGGTGATCCAGCCGTGTGGCGAGGAACCTGACTGGAGGGAAGCCTGGATGTGAATAAGAGGACAAAAACGCAGtaacgactgggggccaaggaggcctaaaaaCAAAAGGCGTAGACTCACCTTGCGCTCTGGTAAGAGGCTTGaccagggggggtgagggagattGGCTACCCCAGTAAATggtaccgcacttgggttggtctctctctgtttttttttgtAGGAAGACCAACGTGATGGACCAACAACAGCTGATTGCTTTCCTGACAGCCGAAAGGCAAGAACAGAGAAAGGACTTGCAGACGGTGCTTAAATCCACCCAGGACTTATGGGAAGACAGCCAGAAGCAAGCCAGGCAACAGCACAATGAACTTGTGATGGCAATGGGTGAGCAGACCAAACTATTAGCTCAACTGCTACAGCGCCCATTCACAAGTACAGCCGGTGGGCCTGTCCAGAGCCTGGTAGCAGAGAGGACTACCTCCTTACAGGCCCCTGAAGAAAGTAAGGAACAGGCCCGGGGGGATAAGAATACAGGATCCCAAAGGCAGACCCATAAAACGGGGGGGTCCAAGCCCAGGGAGGTCTCACGGGAGAGGCTACGTTGTTTCTGCTGTGGGAAAGAGGGGCATACACAAAGATTCTGtaaaaagaaaagagattttgtGTACGCCCGGGGACTAGCGGACAAGCACCCTAGGGAATATCGGGTGAAGGTCCTGGTAGCGGACAAAGAAGTCTTAGCTCTGGTTGACACAGGCGCCGAACAATCGGTGGTGTCAAGAAAACTGTGGGAAGAGCTAGGTGAAGGCCCAGGCACAGCGATGGAGAAGGTACCCATGAATACCCGCTTGGACACCTGAACCTTCAGTATAAGGGAAAAAAATCTCTCTTACCAGTGGCCGTATTAGATTCGGCGCCTTACCCCTTAATATTGGGACGGGACTGGCTAGTACAGGCACAGACAGGGAGGTTCAGCGGCGGTGAGAGACAGGGAGGATATGTGTTGGGCACTCAGGTAGAGGGAAGTATAATTGATGCTTCAGCAAGGACACGCAGATCCCGAGCGCAGAAAACAAAACAGTGGAAGCCTACGATTAGGTGGGCCCCACTGTCGGACCAGGCCAGGGCTCCCACACGGGCATACCCCAGGGCTGCGGGTTATGACCTGTATGCTGCTCATGACCAAGTTATCCCGGCTAAGGGAAGGGCCCTGATAAAAACTGACATTCAAGTGTCTCCCCCACCAGGTGCCTATCTTAGGGTAGCACCAAGATCCGGGTTAGCATTAAAACAGCTAATCGATGTAGCCGCCGGGGTCATTGACCCAGATTTTAGGGGTAATGTAGCGGTGCTACTAGTCAACCATGGTGACAAAGAGTACAGAGTGCAAGTCGGGGAACGAATTGCCCAGCTAATCTGTGAACGGATTTGGCATCCCAACCTAGCACAGTGGTCTCGCCTCccagagacagacaggggggaacAGGGATTTGGATCCACAGGGGTAGGGACTCCGGAAAAGGGAGCTCACGCTGACTTAGGTCCCCTCCTGAAGGAAGAGAGTGAGGCTGCTAAGCTAGCCGACTTGGACGCGGAGATATTGAAATTAAGGGATGAGCTGACATCTACACGAAGGGATTGGGAGGCCAAGCTAAAATTGCAGGTAGAAGCCAAGTCTCAGGCGTGGGAGGATCAGTTAATGAGGAATAGGCAGCAGGCTAGGGATGAAAGCACTGCCCAATGCCAGAGAGAAGCGGAAAAACTGGCTGGTCTCATGGCGCAGGTGACCGCCCAACTGGAATTAGTCCAGGGTCAAGTAAAGGAAAGTCAGGCTCAACAGCAGGCGATCCAGAATAGTGTCAGGGAAATGGAGAACACTTGCGGTGAGCTAACCACCAGAACTGGCACGACAGAAGGTTGGGTGGCAAGGCAGAGATTGCAAGAAGAACAAATAGAGGAACACACTCAACACTTTGAGAAGGTCCTAGATACGTTTAAAGGAATGGATCAGGATCTTGAGGCAGTGAGGCAGCAAATTGAAAATATGCAGGAAAAAGAGTTAGGAGGTATAACTCAGGTTATATCAGCATTGGCTCAGAGGGTGGATGGTTTGGAAGCGGCCAAGAGTCAGGTTGATGGGGCTTTAGGAAAACCATACCAGCCACCGATCTTGAGATGGCCCGAGGACTTTGAGGACCCCGATCCGCCAACCTTAGAGCTagcaaaaaaatttaataaaccaaGGAGACGCTACTAACGTGATGTCCTGTTTGCTCAGATGGTATTGTCAGACTTAGTGACAATGTAAGAAGGGAACCCCCTTTTCTTTAAATTAAAGGACAGTCAAATTTTTAGGGTAGGAGTATGTCACGATCCTAGCCCTAAAGCTGAACTCGTGCCCAGCCTTGCTAGGGCTAAGGCCACCCCAAAGATACAAAATGCTAATGGAAGAGGTAGGGTAGTGAGCGGTAAGAAAGAATTTACTGACTGCCCCTTTAAGTCTGAAAAAATCCAGTTGCAGGGAGTGGAGGTTGATAAGAggaacagcctggaacagcctctGAGACATACCTCTCCCTCTGCTAGTCCCCAGCTGAAGGTGATAAGCAAGAATGCAGGCAAACCTAAGAAGGCAGGACAGATAACTCCTCCCCCTCTGAGAACAGGGCGTGGGAAGTtgtgcaatttagaggctgcCCTCAGAAGGAGAAAGGCAGTCTTTCCTGGGCCAGCTACAGGAGAGGACTCACCTGATGGAGCGCTTGAGCCCCAGGATATAGAGATGGCTGAAGCCGACACTGACCTTGGGACCAGCCAGCAGACAGTACCTGAACCCATGGACTGGACACAGACAGAAGGATTGCCTGAAGATTCCTGCATGGACTTGAGTTAAGTGGCAGTTCTGTATGGACTATTATAgcaatgataagaacataagaacataagaacataagaattgccatctccggatcagacccatggtccatcgagtccggcgatccgcacacgcggaggcccagtcaggtatacacctgattgttctaatc
This window encodes:
- the LOC117364229 gene encoding uncharacterized protein LOC117364229, with translation MDQQQLIAFLTAERQEQRKDLQTVLKSTQDLWEDSQKQARQQHNELVMAMGEQTKLLAQLLQRPFTSTAGGPVQSLVAERTTSLQAPEESKEQARGDKNTGSQRHSDGEGTHEYPLGHLNLQYKGKKSLLPVAVLDSAPYPLILGRDWLVQAQTGRFSGGERQGGYVLGTQVEGSIIDASARTRRSRAQKTKQWKPTIRWAPLSDQARAPTRAYPRAAGYDLYAAHDQVIPAKGRALIKTDIQVSPPPGAYLRVAPRSGLALKQLIDVAAGVIDPDFRGNVAVLLVNHGDKEYRVQVGERIAQLICERIWHPNLAQWSRLPETDRGEQGFGSTGVGTPEKGAHADLGPLLKEESEAAKLADLDAEILKLRDELTSTRRDWEAKLKLQVEAKSQAWEDQLMRNRQQARDESTAQCQREAEKLAGLMAQVTAQLELVQGQVKESQAQQQAIQNSVREMENTCGELTTRTGTTEGWVARQRLQEEQIEEHTQHFEKVLDTFKGMDQDLEAVRQQIENMQEKELGGITQVISALAQRVDGLEAAKSQVDGALGKPYQPPILRWPEDFEDPDPPTLELAKKFNKPRRRY